In Mangrovivirga cuniculi, the following proteins share a genomic window:
- a CDS encoding CvfB family protein yields the protein MIEIGKYNKLRINRKTDHGLYLISESLEEVLLPNKYIPEDYKIDDYLDVFVYLDHEERKVATTLEPKIKLDEFGFLQVSDVTPVGAFMDWGLEKELMVPFKEQRQKMQPGRWYVVYMDFDVKTNRLYASNKIDKYLQNALLTVNEGEEVELLIYHISDMGYSAIVNGQHRGLIYKDEVFRNINVGDKTKGYIKKIREDKKIDLTLQPIGYQNFNDKNAETIYNTLINNGGFLPLSDKSKPEAIYDQFGISKKAFKKALGDLYKNRKITIEPDGITLNR from the coding sequence ATGATTGAGATCGGTAAATATAATAAGCTAAGAATCAACCGTAAAACAGACCATGGACTTTATTTGATAAGTGAATCTTTAGAGGAAGTCTTATTGCCTAATAAGTATATTCCAGAAGATTACAAAATAGACGACTATCTTGATGTTTTTGTATACCTGGATCATGAAGAAAGAAAAGTTGCCACAACACTCGAACCAAAAATAAAATTAGATGAATTTGGCTTCTTACAAGTTTCAGATGTAACCCCGGTGGGGGCTTTTATGGATTGGGGGCTCGAGAAGGAGTTAATGGTCCCATTTAAAGAACAAAGGCAAAAAATGCAACCGGGCAGATGGTATGTTGTTTATATGGACTTTGATGTAAAAACAAACAGATTATATGCATCTAATAAAATTGACAAGTACCTGCAAAATGCATTATTGACAGTTAATGAAGGAGAAGAGGTAGAATTACTGATATACCATATATCTGATATGGGCTATTCTGCAATTGTTAATGGTCAACACAGAGGCTTGATATATAAAGATGAAGTTTTCAGAAATATTAATGTCGGAGATAAAACTAAAGGATATATCAAAAAAATCAGGGAAGACAAAAAGATCGATCTAACCCTGCAGCCAATTGGATATCAAAATTTCAATGATAAAAATGCTGAGACCATTTACAATACCCTGATTAATAATGGTGGATTTTTACCTTTATCTGACAAAAGTAAACCTGAAGCAATCTACGATCAATTCGGAATAAGTAAGAAAGCATTTAAAAAAGCACTTGGTGATCTGTATAAAAACCGTAAAATAACGATTGAACCCGACGGGATTACTCTAAACAGATAA